A window of the Mus pahari chromosome 1, PAHARI_EIJ_v1.1, whole genome shotgun sequence genome harbors these coding sequences:
- the LOC110338768 gene encoding putative olfactory receptor 52P1, protein MANTTHHYISFFYLVGIPGLENFHYLISIPVCLLFVLTLVGNSIVIVTVKLEKSLHQPMYFFLCMLAMNDIFLTCSTSLKMLGIFWFNEHWIEFDVCLTQMYFIHTLCIFESAILVAMAFDRFVAICIPLHYATILTTAMVIKLGVVGLSRALLMVLPCPFLIKRLPYYTGYIIPHTYCEHMAVVKLASANTFINRAYGISAALSVITLDVWLIATSYIKILQAVFRLSSQNARSKALSTCAAHVCTILAFYTPALFSFLTHRIGKNVSPSVHIILASIYLLVPPTVNPLVYGVKTKQIRDRVLSLFSHLKIPEY, encoded by the coding sequence ATGGCAAATACAACACATCactacatttcatttttctacctGGTTGGTATTCCTGGTTTGGAAAATTTTCACTACTTGATCAGCATCCCTGTTTGCCTCCTGTTTGTCCTGACCCTGGTGGGGAACAGCATAGTCATTGTTACTGTCAAACTAGAAAAGAGCCTCCACCAGCctatgtatttcttcctttgcatGCTGGCAATGAATGACATTTTTCTTACCTGTTCCACGTCTCTGAAAATGCTTGGTATTTTCTGGTTTAATGAACACTGGATTGAGTTTGATGTCTGTCTAACACAAATGTATTTTATCCACACGCTTTGCATTTTTGAGTCAGCCATCCTGGTGGCCATGGCTTTTGATCGCTTTGTGGCCATTTGCATCCCATTGCATTACGCAACCATCCTCACAACAGCCATGGTTATTAAGTTGGGTGTAGTTGGCTTGAGCCGAGCTCTGCTCATGGTTTTGCCGTGCCCGTTTCTCATTAAGAGGCTGCCTTACTACACAGGCTATATAATCCCCCATACCTACTGTGAGCACATGGCTGTGGTGAAGTTAGCCAGTGCTAACACTTTCATTAACAGAGCATACGGAATCTCAGCAGCCCTTTCAGTAATAACATTGGATGTATGGCTCATAGCCACATCTTACATAAAAATCCTTCAAGCAGTGTTCCGGCTGTCTTCCCAGAACGCCCGCTCCAAAGCCCTGAGCACCTGTGCTGCGCATGTCTGCACTATTCTCGCCTTCTACACACCTGCACTGTTTAGCTTCCTAACTCATCGCATTGGCAAGAATGTGTCTCCAAGTGTCCACATTATTTTGGCAAGCATATACCTTCTAGTGCCCCCCACAGTCAATCCCTTGGTGTATGGTGTCAAGACAAAACAGATTCGAGATCGAGTTCTGAGTCTCTTTTCACACTTGAAAATTCCTGAATACTAA
- the LOC110336086 gene encoding olfactory receptor 51G2-like: MSYSNHSSTSFFLTGLPGLEAVYLWLSIPLCTMYIASLAGNGLILWVVKSEPSLHQPMYYFLSMLAVTDLGLSVSTLPTMLTIYMVGVSEVALDMCLAQLFFIHTFSIMESSVLLTMAFDRVVAISSPLHYATILTNPRVASLGMAILVRSIGLHIPAPIMLKKLPYCQKRHLSHSYCLHPDVMKLACTDTRINSAYGLFVVLSTLGVDSVLIVLSYGLILYTVLSIASKTERLKALNTCVSHICSVLLFYTPMIGLSMIHRFGKWASPCSRVLLSYLHFLTPPVLNPVVYTIKTKQIRQRIWRIFRCGGRSIGQIQGH; this comes from the coding sequence ATGTCCTACTCCAATCATTCCAGCACCTCATTCTTTCTGACTGGCCTCCCTGGTCTTGAGGCAGTGTATCTCTGGCTCTCCATTcctctgtgcaccatgtacattgCCTCTCTGGCAGGGAATGGCTTGATTCTGTGGGTCGtgaagtcagagccctccctgcaCCAGCCTATGTACTACTTTCTATCCATGCTTGCAGTTACTGACCTCGGCCTGTCTGTCTCCACACTGCCTACCATGCTCACGATCTATATGGTGGGTGTCAGCGAGGTGGCATTAGACATGTGCCTTGCGCAGCTCTTCTTCATCCATACGTTCTCCATCATGGAGTCATCTGTGCTACTGACTATGGCCTTCGACCGTGTTGTGGCCATCAGCAGTCCCCTACACTATGCCACCATCCTCACCAACCCTCGGGTTGCCAGTTTGGGCATGGCCATTTTGGTACGAAGCATTGGTCTCCACATCCCTGCCCCCATCATGCTGAAGAAGCTACCTTATTGCCAGAAGCGTCATCTTTCCCACTCTTACTGCCTGCACCCAGATGTTATGAAGCTGGCCTGTACTGACACCCGCATCAACAGTGCCTATGGCCTCTTTGTGGTTCTCTCCACTCTGGGTGTGGACTCTGTGCTCATCGTTCTATCCTATGGGCTGATCCTCTACACGGTGCTGTCAATCGCTTCCAAGACTGAACGCCTCAAAGCCCTCAACACCTGTGTCTCCCATATCTGTTCTGTGCTGCTCTTCTACACACCTATGATTGGCCTTTCTATGATCCACCGATTTGGCAAGTGGGCTTCCCCCTGCAGCCGTGTGTTGCTCTCTTATCTTCACTTTCTCACTCCTCCAGTGCTCAACCCAGTTGTTTATACCATAAAGACCAAGCAGATCCGACAGAGGATTTGGCGCATCTTCCGGTGTGGTGGAAGAAGCATTGGGCAAATCCAGGGTCACTAA